Proteins encoded by one window of Vitis riparia cultivar Riparia Gloire de Montpellier isolate 1030 chromosome 11, EGFV_Vit.rip_1.0, whole genome shotgun sequence:
- the LOC117925153 gene encoding pentatricopeptide repeat-containing protein At3g42630 isoform X1, with the protein MEALPLITPLCLIGSHKTQRFRVSLHQNYSPNRALARKLFWHWKQERSVDGKDNYVDCTPLIQALSRKRLPHVAQELLFEMKSEGFLPNNSTLSALMLCYADNGLFPKAQALWDEIINSSFGPNIQIVSKLIDAYGKMGHFGEVTRILNQVSSRDFNFMHEVYSLAISCFGKGGQLEMMENALKEMVSRGFPVDSATGNAFIRYYSIFGSLTEMEAAYDRLKKSRILIEEEGIRAMSFAYIKEKKYYRLGQFLRDVGLGRKNVGNLLWNLLLLSYAANFKMKSLQREFLEMVEAGFAPDLTTFNIRAMAFSRMSLFWDLHLSLEHMQHVKVVADLVTYGCVVDAYLDRRLGKNLDFALKKMNMDDSPLVSTDHFVFEVLGKGDFHSSSEAFLESKRNGKWTYRKLIATYLKKKYRSNQIFWNY; encoded by the exons ATGGAAGCTCTCCCTCTCATCACTCCTCTCTGCCTCATTGGGAGCCACAAAACGCAGCGTTTTAGGGTTTCTCTCCATCAAAACTACTCCCCAAATAGGGCTTTAGCTCGCAAG TTATTCTGGCACTGGAAGCAGGAAAGAAGTGTTGATGGCAAAGATAATTATGTGGATTGTACTCCTTTGATACAAGCATTAAGCAGAAAAAGGTTGCCTCATGTCGCTCAGGAACTCTTATTTGAGATGAAATCTGAAGGTTTTCTACCTAATAATTCTACCTTGTCTGCTCTAATGCTGTGTTATGCAGATAATGGTTTGTTTCCTAAAGCACAGGCTTTATGGGATGAAATTATTAATAGTTCTTTTGGGCCTAATATTCAAATAGTTTCAAAACTGATTGATGCTTATGGTAAGATGGGACATTTTGGTGAAGTTACCAGAATTTTGAATCAGGTAAGTTCAAGGGATTTCAACTTTATGCATGAAGTTTACTCATTGGCTATCTCTTGCTTTGGAAAGGGTGGACAGCTTGAAATGATGGAAAATGCATTAAAGGAAATGGTCTCAAGGGGTTTTCCAGTGGACTCTGCCACTGGAAATGCATTTATTAGATATTATAGCATTTTTGGTTCTCTGACGGAAATGGAAGCTGCTTATGACCGCCTTAAAAAGTCTAGAATCCTCATAGAGGAAGAAGGAATTAGGGCAATGTCATTTGCATAtattaaggaaaagaaatattataGATTAGGTCAGTTTCTGAGGGATGTTGGTCTTGGTAGGAAAAATGTGGGAAATCTTCTGTGGAATCTTCTTCTGCTATCCTATGCTGccaattttaaaatgaaaagctTGCAAAGAGAATTTCTGGAAATGGTGGAAGCTGGATTCGCTCCTGACCTTACTACATTTAACATCCGGGCTATGGCTTTTTCTAGGATGTCTTTGTTCTGGGATCTCCATCTGAGCCTTGAGCATATGCAACATGTAAAGGTTGTTGCTGACCTTGTGACTTATGGCTGTGTTGTTGACGCATACTTGGACAGAAGACTAGGAAAGAATTTGGATTTTGCTTTGAAAAAGATGAATATGGATGATTCTCCTCTAGTGTCAACAGATCACTTTGTGTTTGAAGTTTTGGGGAAAGGAGATTTCCACTCAAGCTCAGAGGCATTTTTGGAGTCTAAGAGGAATGGTAAATGGACTTACAGGAAGTTAATTGCAACATATCTCAAGAAAAAATATCGGAGTAACCAAATCTTTTGGAATTATTGA
- the LOC117925152 gene encoding U-box domain-containing protein 52-like: MSRTGYGEKKVEVAVAIDKDKGSQYALKWAVDHLLSKGQSVTLLHIKQKASSIPNPLGNQVAISDVNEDVARAYKQQLDNQARELFLPFRCFCTRKDIQCNEVILEDTDITKAIINFVTASSIEILVVGAPSRSGFIRRFKTTDVPSSVLKAAPDFCTVYVISKGKITSVRSATRPVPNPSPPPTASSLHQNQASPTPDPTEAHLKHNRSTRASERSSFGLHNLNNLEIKSPFTRGRASLSKSYGELSVPETDISFVSSGRPSIDRIFPFSYDNLDTGMNPRLSNSSEMNPRLSNSSDLNTRLSIGSEMNPRLSNSSDLNTRLSNGSELDCRSFASSGGRSSELNYSLDLSSSSNESGRLSWASQSMEDVEAEMRRLKLELKQTMDMYSTACKEALSAKQTARELHRWKMEEAQRLGEARLAEEAALATAEREKAKAKAALEAAEASQRIAKLEAQKRINAEMVAIKEAEERKKMLDTLAQTDLRYRKYTIEEIEAATELFSESRKIGEGGYGPVYKSYLDHTPVAIKVLRPDAAQGRSQFQQEVEVLSCIRHPNMVLLLGACPEYGCLVYEYMANGSLDDHLFRRGNTPVLPWQLRFQIAAEIGTGLLFLHQTKPEPLVHRDLKPGNILLDRNFVSKISDVGLARLVPPSVADSVTQYLMTSTAGTFCYIDPEYQQTGMLGTKSDIYSLGIMLLQIITAKPPMGLTHYVERAIEKGTFAEVLDPAVHDWPVEEALKFAKLALQCAELRRKDRPDLGNVVLPELNRLRTLAEENMSSIMLDSTTVASPRVQEVMSNPQLTLSGYISSRGRSSISSMTERM; this comes from the exons atgTCAAGAACGGGGTATGGAGAAAAGAAGGTAGAGGTGGCAGTGGCAATAGATAAGGACAAAGGGAGTCAATATGCTCTTAAATGGGCTGTTGATCATCTTCTCAGCAAGGGCCAATCTGTAACACTCCTTcatattaaacaaaaagcaTCTTCCATTCCCAACCCAT TGGGGAATCAGGTCGCCATTTCCGATGTCAATGAAGATGTTGCAAGAGCTTACAAGCAGCAACTTGATAATCAGGCCAGGGAGTTGTTTCTTCCATTCCGATGCTTTTGTACGCGCAAGGAT ATTCAATGTAACGAAGTCATACTGGAAGACACGGATATAACAAAAGCAATAATCAACTTTGTTACTGCCTCCTCAATTGAGATTTTAGTTGTTGGTGCCCCATCAAGGAGTGGATTTATCAG AAGATTCAAGACCACAGATGTACCAAGCAGCGTCTTGAAAGCAGCACCAGACTTTTGCACTGTGTATGTCATCTCTAAAGGAAAGATCACATCAGTGCGATCTGCCACACGTCCTGTACCGAATCCCTCTCCTCCCCCAACTGCATCTTCTCTCCATCAAAACCAAGCTAGCCCTACTCCTGATCCAACTGAAGCACATCTTAAACATAATCGTAGCACAAGAG CCTCTGAGAGGTCATCATTTGGACTCCACAACTTGAACAACCTTGAAATCAA GTCACCCTTCACTAGAGGTAGAGCCTCACTAAGTAAATCTTATGGGGAGCTCTCAGTGCCAGAAACTGATATATCATTTGTAAGCTCAGGAAGGCCAAGCATCGATCGCATTTTCCCGTTTTCGTATGACAATCTGGACACTGGAATGAACCCTCGGCTTTCAAACAGCTCAGAGATGAACCCTAGGCTTTCAAACAGCTCTGACCTGAACACTCGGCTGTCAATTGGCTCAGAGATGAACCCTAGGCTTTCAAACAGCTCTGACCTGAACACTCGGCTGTCAAATGGCTCAGAACTGGACTGCAGAAGCTTTGCATCATCAGGAGGCAGGTCATCTGAGCTGAACTATTCACTTGACCTTTCATCATCCTCCAATGAAAGTGGGAGATTGTCATGGGCATCACAAAGCATG GAAGATGTGGAAGCTGAGATGAGGAGGCTCAAGCTTGAGCTCAAGCAAACAATGGACATGTACAGTACAGCTTGCAAGGAAGCACTGTCAGCAAAACAGACG GCAAGGGAACTCCATCGCTGGAAAATGGAAGAAGCACAGAGATTAGGAGAGGCAAGGCTAGCTGAGGAAGCTGCATTAGCAACtgcagagagagagaaagcaaaGGCTAAGGCAGCCCTTGAGGCAGCTGAAGCATCTCAGAGGATTGCTAAACTGGAAGCACAAAAGCGAATTAATGCAGAAATGGTAGCAATAAAAGAAGCagaggaaagaaagaagatgCTAGATACTCTGGCACAAACTGATCTCAGGTACAGGAAATACACCATTGAGGAGATTGAAGCAGCAACTGAGTTATTTTCAGAGTCTCGGAAGATTGGGGAAGGAGGTTATGGCCCTGTATACAAGAGTTATTTGGATCATACACCAGTTGCAATAAAGGTTCTTCGTCCAGATGCAGCTCAAGGAAGGTCACAGTTTCAGCAGGAG GTTGAAGTACTAAGCTGCATACGGCATCCCAATATGGTTCTCCTCCTTGGGGCCTGTCCAGAGTATGGTTGCCTAGTCTATGAGTATATGGCTAATGGGAGCTTAGATGACCATCTCTTCCGGCGAGGGAACACCCCAGTTCTTCCATGGCAACTAAGATTCCAGATTGCGGCAGAGATAGGCACAGGTCTTCTTTTCCTCCACCAGACCAAGCCAGAACCATTAGTGCATCGTGACCTAAAACCTGGCAACATTTTGCTTGACCGTAACTTTGTCAGCAAGATCAGTGATGTTGGCTTGGCCAGGCTTGTCCCTCCATCTGTGGCCGACAGTGTAACACAGTATCTCATGACATCAACAGCCGGGACTTTCTGTTACATTGACCCAGAGTATCAGCAAACCGGAATGCTTGGAACAAAATCGGATATTTACTCACTCGGGATTATGCTTCTGCAAATAATTACTGCCAAACCCCCAATGGGTTTGACTCATTATGTGGAACGGGCTATTGAGAAGGGGACTTTTGCGGAGGTGCTTGACCCAGCTGTTCATGATTGGCCAGTTGAAGAGGCCTTGAAGTTTGCCAAATTAGCTCTTCAGTGCGCAGAGCTGAGACGGAAAGACAGACCAGATCTTGGGAATGTTGTCTTACCTGAGCTTAACAGATTGAGAACACTAGCAGAAGAAAACATGTCCAGCATAATGTTAGACAGCACTACAGTAGCCTCCCCAAGAGTCCAG GAAGTGATGAGTAACCCTCAGCTGACACTATCTGGATATATTAGTTCACGGGGCCGTTCAAGCATATCATCTATGACAGAAAGAATGTAA
- the LOC117925153 gene encoding pentatricopeptide repeat-containing protein At3g42630 isoform X2 — protein MKSEGFLPNNSTLSALMLCYADNGLFPKAQALWDEIINSSFGPNIQIVSKLIDAYGKMGHFGEVTRILNQVSSRDFNFMHEVYSLAISCFGKGGQLEMMENALKEMVSRGFPVDSATGNAFIRYYSIFGSLTEMEAAYDRLKKSRILIEEEGIRAMSFAYIKEKKYYRLGQFLRDVGLGRKNVGNLLWNLLLLSYAANFKMKSLQREFLEMVEAGFAPDLTTFNIRAMAFSRMSLFWDLHLSLEHMQHVKVVADLVTYGCVVDAYLDRRLGKNLDFALKKMNMDDSPLVSTDHFVFEVLGKGDFHSSSEAFLESKRNGKWTYRKLIATYLKKKYRSNQIFWNY, from the coding sequence ATGAAATCTGAAGGTTTTCTACCTAATAATTCTACCTTGTCTGCTCTAATGCTGTGTTATGCAGATAATGGTTTGTTTCCTAAAGCACAGGCTTTATGGGATGAAATTATTAATAGTTCTTTTGGGCCTAATATTCAAATAGTTTCAAAACTGATTGATGCTTATGGTAAGATGGGACATTTTGGTGAAGTTACCAGAATTTTGAATCAGGTAAGTTCAAGGGATTTCAACTTTATGCATGAAGTTTACTCATTGGCTATCTCTTGCTTTGGAAAGGGTGGACAGCTTGAAATGATGGAAAATGCATTAAAGGAAATGGTCTCAAGGGGTTTTCCAGTGGACTCTGCCACTGGAAATGCATTTATTAGATATTATAGCATTTTTGGTTCTCTGACGGAAATGGAAGCTGCTTATGACCGCCTTAAAAAGTCTAGAATCCTCATAGAGGAAGAAGGAATTAGGGCAATGTCATTTGCATAtattaaggaaaagaaatattataGATTAGGTCAGTTTCTGAGGGATGTTGGTCTTGGTAGGAAAAATGTGGGAAATCTTCTGTGGAATCTTCTTCTGCTATCCTATGCTGccaattttaaaatgaaaagctTGCAAAGAGAATTTCTGGAAATGGTGGAAGCTGGATTCGCTCCTGACCTTACTACATTTAACATCCGGGCTATGGCTTTTTCTAGGATGTCTTTGTTCTGGGATCTCCATCTGAGCCTTGAGCATATGCAACATGTAAAGGTTGTTGCTGACCTTGTGACTTATGGCTGTGTTGTTGACGCATACTTGGACAGAAGACTAGGAAAGAATTTGGATTTTGCTTTGAAAAAGATGAATATGGATGATTCTCCTCTAGTGTCAACAGATCACTTTGTGTTTGAAGTTTTGGGGAAAGGAGATTTCCACTCAAGCTCAGAGGCATTTTTGGAGTCTAAGAGGAATGGTAAATGGACTTACAGGAAGTTAATTGCAACATATCTCAAGAAAAAATATCGGAGTAACCAAATCTTTTGGAATTATTGA